The following are from one region of the archaeon BMS3Bbin15 genome:
- the modB gene encoding molybdenum transport system permease protein ModB, with protein MKLFAAICTLAGVIVAAFIFFPIISVLINAFHAPPALLLSHDTVAAIKLSLITATLSTLIIFILGTPLAYYLARTNSAFSRVLDLFLGLEMVLPPAVAGIALLAAFGRTGLLGRYLAEFGITLPFTTAAVVIAQTFVALPLYVNPVRAGYASVNRNLEGAAFTLGASELYTFLKISFPLARNATLAGAVMSWSRAMGEFGATIMFAGNFVGRTQTMPLAVYSALQVSFNKAMVVAALLIILSLVILIAFEAISKRSSKRSDSNA; from the coding sequence ATGAAGCTATTTGCAGCAATATGCACCCTTGCCGGCGTGATAGTGGCAGCCTTCATTTTCTTTCCGATTATTTCAGTGCTAATAAATGCCTTCCATGCACCACCAGCGCTACTGCTAAGCCATGACACTGTGGCTGCAATTAAACTCAGCCTGATAACTGCCACTCTATCAACGCTGATAATTTTTATACTCGGCACCCCTTTGGCCTACTATCTGGCAAGAACCAATTCTGCCTTTTCCAGAGTACTTGACCTTTTCCTCGGCCTGGAAATGGTTCTTCCGCCTGCTGTGGCTGGTATTGCTCTTCTCGCCGCCTTCGGCAGAACTGGTCTTCTGGGTAGGTATCTTGCAGAGTTTGGCATAACTCTACCTTTCACCACCGCTGCTGTGGTTATTGCCCAGACCTTTGTAGCACTACCTCTATATGTCAACCCTGTACGTGCTGGCTATGCAAGTGTAAACAGAAACCTTGAAGGAGCCGCCTTTACACTGGGTGCTTCCGAACTTTACACTTTTTTGAAGATTTCTTTTCCACTGGCAAGAAATGCCACTTTAGCAGGAGCTGTTATGAGCTGGTCTCGTGCAATGGGTGAATTTGGTGCAACCATAATGTTTGCAGGGAATTTTGTGGGCAGGACGCAGACAATGCCACTGGCTGTATATTCTGCTCTGCAGGTGAGTTTCAACAAAGCCATGGTAGTTGCAGCTTTGTTAATCATACTATCTTTAGTGATTCTAATTGCATTCGAAGCAATCAGCAAAAGAAGTAGCAAAAGGAGTGATTCAAATGCTTGA
- a CDS encoding 50S ribosomal protein L18e, with translation MRKSSKNVVILGIIEDIIKRSHKNNSKMWREMARRLSRSASRSAEVNISRIARYTAESDVVAVPGKVLSSGVINHKVTVAAYAFSKKAREKIMNSGGECLSLTELADRIPDGKGIRIME, from the coding sequence ATGAGAAAGAGCAGTAAAAATGTGGTTATATTGGGTATAATAGAGGATATAATAAAGCGGTCTCATAAAAATAATTCAAAAATGTGGAGGGAGATGGCGAGAAGGCTTTCACGCTCGGCTTCCAGGTCCGCAGAGGTTAATATAAGCAGAATAGCACGGTATACTGCTGAAAGTGACGTTGTAGCTGTGCCAGGTAAAGTTCTTAGTTCCGGTGTAATAAATCACAAAGTTACTGTGGCTGCTTATGCTTTTTCGAAAAAGGCAAGAGAGAAGATTATGAATTCAGGCGGAGAGTGTTTGAGTCTCACCGAACTGGCTGACAGAATCCCAGATGGTAAAGGTATAAGGATAATGGAGTGA
- a CDS encoding haloacid dehalogenase-like hydrolase, whose amino-acid sequence MQAFFDLEGPLSPQDNAYEVSGLIRNGYKIFEIISRYDDILTLESRAGYEPGDTLKLIVPFLVYHNITDNDIKSVSEKAKIIQGAKRLISELKAGRWNVYIISTSYIQHAMNIAEKLEVKPENVACTELDLEKFRGLEGIELVAEVEDRILELPKKAGDDTIKELLDSFFFKEFQKTELGKVFNEIEVMGGTRKATTLREFLKRDGGEIKSSVATGDSITDYKMLREVKRKGGLAIVFNGNSYSLPYGDIAVASESLYSLKPLFNAFSEGSKSKAVEIAGFKNNRKYAVIGKSSPDDLLEIHSKYRKLVRGEAWKLG is encoded by the coding sequence ATGCAGGCTTTCTTTGACCTTGAAGGTCCTCTTTCACCACAGGATAATGCCTATGAGGTTTCAGGCTTAATCAGAAATGGATATAAAATTTTTGAGATAATTTCAAGGTATGATGACATACTGACTCTCGAGAGCAGAGCAGGTTACGAGCCGGGCGATACTCTAAAGCTTATAGTACCATTCCTAGTTTATCACAATATAACTGATAATGACATTAAAAGTGTGTCTGAGAAGGCGAAGATTATACAGGGGGCAAAGAGGCTTATCTCAGAGTTAAAAGCCGGGAGATGGAATGTCTATATAATTTCAACAAGCTATATACAGCATGCTATGAATATAGCAGAAAAGCTTGAAGTAAAGCCTGAAAATGTAGCATGTACAGAGCTTGACCTTGAGAAATTCAGAGGACTTGAAGGTATAGAGCTTGTGGCTGAAGTTGAGGACAGGATTCTTGAACTTCCCAAAAAGGCTGGTGATGATACTATTAAGGAGCTTCTTGACAGTTTTTTCTTCAAAGAATTTCAAAAGACAGAGTTAGGGAAGGTTTTCAATGAAATTGAAGTTATGGGAGGAACAAGAAAGGCTACAACTCTCAGGGAGTTTTTAAAAAGAGATGGCGGAGAAATCAAATCTTCTGTTGCCACCGGAGATAGTATAACAGATTATAAAATGCTCAGGGAGGTTAAGCGGAAAGGTGGTTTAGCCATAGTTTTCAATGGTAATTCTTATTCACTCCCCTATGGTGATATTGCCGTTGCCTCTGAGAGTCTTTACTCACTCAAACCTTTATTCAATGCCTTCTCTGAAGGGAGCAAGAGTAAAGCAGTTGAAATTGCCGGGTTTAAAAATAACCGGAAATATGCTGTAATCGGAAAAAGCAGCCCTGATGACCTGCTTGAAATACATTCAAAATATAGAAAACTTGTTCGAGGCGAGGCCTGGAAACTTGGCTAA
- the cysA_4 gene encoding sulfate/thiosulfate import ATP-binding protein CysA, which translates to MLDMHIFKHLPKFELKIRLKMQNGILAILGENGFGKTTILKAIAGLITPDEGYINLDNTVIFNSKSNINLPPQRRNISYVFQELALFPHMSVYENIAFGLKVKGYPAVKIKKEVNNMMQTFKLEDFSSYLPGEISGGQQQRVALARALVAKPEIFLLDEPFSSQDPESKRKIRDEVKTILNKISIPTILVTHDFQDAITLAERVCTVTKDKEHHILQDIHITENDFLSSKHDFQGKAEAVFSNDTA; encoded by the coding sequence ATGCTTGATATGCATATATTTAAACATCTCCCGAAGTTTGAGCTAAAGATAAGGCTCAAAATGCAAAATGGAATTCTTGCAATTCTGGGAGAAAATGGGTTTGGCAAAACAACCATATTAAAGGCGATTGCTGGCCTTATTACACCGGATGAAGGTTATATCAACCTCGATAACACTGTAATTTTCAACTCGAAATCGAATATAAACCTCCCACCCCAGAGACGTAATATAAGCTATGTATTCCAGGAACTTGCACTCTTCCCCCATATGAGTGTATATGAAAATATAGCCTTTGGATTAAAGGTGAAAGGCTACCCTGCAGTTAAGATAAAAAAGGAAGTCAATAATATGATGCAAACCTTCAAACTTGAAGATTTCAGTTCTTATTTACCTGGTGAAATTTCAGGCGGACAGCAGCAGCGTGTAGCTTTAGCCAGAGCGCTGGTGGCCAAACCAGAGATTTTTCTATTAGATGAACCCTTCTCTTCCCAGGACCCAGAATCAAAGAGAAAAATAAGAGATGAAGTTAAAACCATCCTCAATAAAATATCAATACCAACAATCCTTGTTACTCACGATTTTCAGGATGCCATTACACTTGCTGAGAGAGTATGTACAGTTACAAAAGATAAAGAGCACCACATACTGCAGGACATACATATTACAGAAAATGACTTCCTATCCTCAAAACATGATTTTCAAGGCAAGGCAGAAGCAGTATTTTCAAATGATACAGCATAG
- the rplM gene encoding 50S ribosomal protein L13 yields MKIFDASGVVLGRLASNVAKDILSNEDVIVVNAEEAIITGNKKNILEKYMHRINRRSLVNPARHGPFFPKRPDRIIKRTVRGMVPYKQEKGRKAYKRLKVYVGIPEEYSDTAKIVLEDSTYKKLSVPKYIKLGELSRLLGARF; encoded by the coding sequence ATGAAGATATTCGATGCGTCAGGGGTTGTTCTTGGAAGGCTTGCAAGTAATGTGGCTAAAGATATCCTTAGTAATGAGGATGTGATTGTTGTTAATGCTGAAGAAGCTATAATAACGGGCAATAAGAAAAATATCCTTGAAAAATATATGCACAGGATAAACAGGAGAAGCCTTGTGAATCCGGCAAGACATGGTCCCTTTTTCCCGAAACGCCCAGATAGAATAATTAAAAGGACTGTTAGAGGTATGGTACCATACAAGCAGGAAAAGGGTAGAAAAGCTTATAAGAGACTTAAAGTTTATGTAGGTATTCCTGAAGAGTATTCTGATACAGCAAAGATTGTACTGGAAGATTCAACATATAAGAAGCTTAGTGTTCCGAAATATATTAAGCTGGGAGAACTGAGCAGACTTTTAGGTGCTCGATTCTGA
- a CDS encoding 6-pyruvoyl tetrahydropterin synthase — protein sequence MKIKIDGAEAKVVFEACHLVPGNGKCSRLHPHFHKVSVVIDGSLSSKRRVLHLYKLKYMILEICNELDGKVLLAQYPENIMHVEKNSNSVKVSVNGKTYSLPEEDVMQLPISSLNTEDMCLYFSDRIIRGIKDEFDISRINWVEVIFDEGHGQIAANRVILSQSPTAKARQTV from the coding sequence ATGAAGATAAAAATTGATGGTGCAGAAGCGAAGGTAGTTTTTGAAGCATGTCACCTTGTGCCTGGAAATGGTAAATGCAGCCGTTTGCATCCACACTTCCATAAAGTAAGTGTTGTAATTGATGGTAGTCTATCTTCTAAAAGAAGAGTTTTGCACCTTTACAAATTAAAATATATGATTCTGGAAATATGCAATGAACTGGACGGAAAAGTGCTTCTGGCACAATATCCAGAAAATATCATGCATGTGGAAAAAAACAGTAACTCTGTAAAAGTTTCAGTTAACGGAAAGACATACTCTTTACCAGAGGAAGATGTGATGCAACTCCCTATTAGCTCTCTGAATACTGAAGACATGTGCCTGTACTTTTCAGACAGAATAATACGCGGCATAAAGGATGAATTTGATATTTCAAGAATAAACTGGGTTGAGGTTATATTTGACGAGGGTCATGGACAGATTGCGGCAAATAGAGTAATCCTCAGTCAGTCACCCACGGCTAAAGCACGTCAGACTGTGTGA
- a CDS encoding putative transcriptional regulator, translating into MVKRNRKKRSFVIRPTIDILEGHTLEDLTKKSFLTPSQIQVLQLRSEGYIQNEIAKIMNISRSNISITEKRARHNLEKAMNTIRIFEMIAPIIVKIGKGTDLFDIPKLVFDNADKAGIIVEYNAIQLTDMIREKMWRKLRGREIVEEFTITILRTGRVVVE; encoded by the coding sequence ATGGTAAAAAGAAATAGAAAAAAAAGAAGTTTTGTAATAAGACCAACAATAGATATTCTCGAAGGCCATACTCTGGAAGACCTAACCAAGAAATCGTTTCTGACACCTTCGCAAATACAGGTGCTTCAGCTTCGTTCTGAAGGATATATCCAGAATGAAATTGCAAAAATAATGAATATTTCCCGTTCCAATATAAGCATAACTGAAAAAAGAGCGAGACATAATCTTGAAAAAGCAATGAATACAATAAGAATCTTTGAGATGATAGCACCGATAATTGTAAAAATAGGAAAAGGCACAGACCTCTTTGATATTCCAAAGCTTGTTTTTGATAATGCAGATAAGGCTGGTATAATTGTCGAATATAATGCTATCCAGCTTACCGATATGATAAGGGAAAAAATGTGGAGGAAACTCAGAGGCAGAGAAATTGTTGAAGAATTTACAATCACAATACTCAGAACAGGCAGGGTTGTGGTAGAATGA
- the thiL gene encoding thiamine-monophosphate kinase, translating into MKLFRVGERKIINILEEYFNPCSNVDTGIGDDAAVLKINKRLIVASSDMVREKTHVPREMSPWQVGWYSVNASLSDIASMGALPSGILLSLGLREDMRVEDLREFASGIKEACRYHNTCVIGGDTKAHSELTVVVTALGEADRVMRRDSARIGDLICVTGKIGEAAAGFYCLVNKLDIPEKEYLLKAAFEPIARVREGNIIAEYSKCCMDISDGLAFSLYEIAEKSNSGFEVFEKKVPRSRGVKKVSHLVDIPEREIIFHKGGDFELLFTIDKGDFEPLRKALSESVEITHIGYITGAGRKLITEDGGEVELPGRGYESFT; encoded by the coding sequence ATGAAGCTTTTTCGGGTAGGAGAAAGGAAAATAATAAATATTCTGGAAGAGTATTTTAATCCCTGCAGCAATGTCGATACTGGTATAGGAGACGATGCAGCAGTTCTGAAAATAAATAAAAGACTTATTGTGGCGAGCAGCGACATGGTCAGAGAAAAAACCCATGTCCCGCGTGAGATGTCTCCATGGCAGGTGGGCTGGTATTCTGTAAATGCCTCCCTCAGCGATATTGCATCAATGGGTGCCCTGCCATCAGGCATCCTGCTCTCTCTTGGCTTAAGGGAAGATATGAGAGTAGAAGACCTGAGAGAATTCGCCTCAGGTATTAAAGAAGCCTGCAGATATCATAATACATGTGTAATCGGAGGGGATACAAAGGCACACAGTGAACTTACAGTCGTTGTTACAGCTCTTGGAGAAGCAGATAGGGTTATGAGAAGGGATTCAGCCAGAATAGGAGATTTAATATGTGTAACTGGAAAAATAGGGGAAGCTGCCGCTGGCTTTTACTGCCTTGTTAATAAGCTTGATATTCCCGAAAAAGAGTATCTCTTAAAGGCAGCATTCGAGCCAATAGCAAGGGTCAGGGAAGGTAATATTATAGCAGAGTATTCAAAATGCTGTATGGATATAAGTGACGGCCTTGCTTTTAGCCTCTATGAAATAGCAGAGAAAAGCAACTCTGGCTTTGAAGTTTTTGAAAAAAAAGTTCCCAGAAGCAGGGGAGTGAAGAAGGTAAGCCATCTTGTAGACATACCAGAAAGAGAGATTATATTTCATAAAGGCGGAGATTTTGAACTTCTTTTTACAATAGATAAGGGGGATTTTGAGCCGTTGAGGAAAGCCCTTAGCGAGAGTGTTGAAATCACGCATATAGGTTATATTACGGGTGCTGGAAGAAAACTTATAACTGAAGACGGTGGAGAGGTTGAGCTACCCGGAAGAGGATATGAATCCTTCACATAA
- the modA gene encoding molybdate-binding periplasmic protein precursor codes for MKTRINTEKAWNSGRIVHRGSYISLIMKALIILTLLTIPLLTSGCTTNNKEDSITVLAAASLTEAFQELSHDFKAKYHIKVEPDFAGSNTLAIDIEHGAYADVYASANEKYMTDLIKRGYVNKSIAFTRNKLVLVVPKTNPANITSVADLRRNVKLVIANRGVPVGIYTRKALLNLDSIYGNGFANQVLSHVVSEGIDVKGVLTKVVMDEADAGFVYSSDALTANGKVKVIELPENGGGVSPKYYIGILTGSKNQKDARKFINFILSPEGRKILKKYGFEAEK; via the coding sequence ATGAAAACAAGGATTAATACTGAAAAAGCATGGAACTCTGGCAGAATAGTTCACCGGGGGAGTTATATCAGCCTTATCATGAAAGCACTTATTATATTAACCTTACTTACTATTCCACTTCTCACTTCAGGATGCACAACTAATAACAAAGAGGACAGCATAACTGTCCTTGCTGCTGCAAGCCTTACTGAAGCATTTCAGGAGCTTTCCCATGATTTTAAAGCAAAGTACCATATAAAAGTGGAGCCTGACTTCGCAGGGTCAAATACACTTGCTATTGACATAGAACATGGTGCCTATGCAGATGTGTATGCCTCAGCCAACGAGAAGTATATGACCGACTTAATAAAGCGAGGTTATGTGAATAAGAGTATTGCCTTTACAAGAAACAAGCTTGTGCTTGTAGTACCTAAAACAAATCCTGCCAACATAACAAGCGTTGCTGACCTGCGCAGAAATGTAAAGCTTGTGATTGCCAACAGAGGTGTACCTGTTGGGATATATACAAGAAAGGCACTTTTAAATCTGGACTCAATATATGGTAATGGCTTTGCAAACCAGGTTCTTTCCCATGTGGTGTCCGAGGGTATTGATGTCAAAGGTGTCCTGACAAAAGTTGTTATGGATGAGGCAGACGCAGGCTTCGTATATTCTTCAGATGCTCTAACTGCAAATGGCAAAGTTAAGGTAATAGAGCTTCCAGAAAATGGCGGTGGAGTTTCCCCGAAATACTATATTGGTATACTCACAGGCTCTAAAAATCAGAAAGATGCCAGGAAGTTTATCAACTTTATTCTATCTCCTGAAGGAAGAAAGATATTGAAGAAATATGGATTTGAGGCCGAAAAATGA
- the rpsI gene encoding 30S ribosomal protein S9, which translates to MVLIQKSGKRKTSIAKATLKEGKGKIRINSIPVELYQPELARMKIMEVLELAGDSRYQVDINLKVSGGGFMGQAEAAKTAIGRALVEYNTKLKEIFMSYDKTILKGDSRRVETKKYGGPGARAKVQKSYR; encoded by the coding sequence ATGGTTTTAATTCAGAAAAGTGGGAAAAGAAAGACTTCTATTGCAAAAGCCACCCTCAAGGAGGGCAAGGGGAAGATAAGAATCAATAGTATTCCTGTAGAACTTTATCAACCAGAGCTGGCAAGAATGAAGATTATGGAAGTTCTCGAGCTTGCAGGAGATTCAAGATATCAGGTGGATATAAATCTCAAAGTTAGTGGTGGAGGTTTCATGGGTCAGGCAGAAGCTGCGAAAACTGCAATCGGCAGGGCCCTTGTAGAGTACAACACAAAACTCAAAGAAATCTTTATGAGCTATGACAAGACTATACTCAAGGGCGACTCCAGAAGAGTTGAGACAAAGAAGTACGGTGGGCCTGGTGCAAGAGCCAAGGTTCAGAAATCTTACAGGTGA